In one Solanum lycopersicum chromosome 11, SLM_r2.1 genomic region, the following are encoded:
- the SSK3 gene encoding SKP1-like protein 11-like, with protein MASKKLTLKSSDGDEFEIEESIAVQSGTIKYIIEDGYTLVPLPNVNTQNLILIIEYMKKHGEKTDSNEEEIKEFDKQLLKGKSYQNMFELVTAVKYLDISDLNDLLCQTIADRIKNKSLNAMRQILGVVSDYTPEEEKMHRQEYNWAYEGEDIDESLD; from the coding sequence ATGGcttcaaaaaaattgaccttGAAATCATCGGATGGTGATGAATTTGAGATTGAAGAATCGATTGCGGTTCAATCTGGAACGATAAAATATATTATCGAGGACGGTTATACCCTCGTCCCATTGCCTAACGTGAATACTCAAAACCTAATTTTAATTATCGAGTACATGAAGAAGCATGGAGAGAAGACGGATTCAAACGAAGAAGAAATTAAGGAATTTGATAAGCAACTTTTGAAGGGTAAGAGCTATCAAAACATGTTTGAACTTGTAACTGCGGTAAAATATCTTGATATTAGCGATTTGAATGATTTGTTGTGCCAGACGATAGCCGATAGAATTAAGAACAAGTCTTTAAATGCTATGCGTCAGATATTGGGTGTGGTGAGTGATTATACGCCGGAGGAAGAAAAAATGCATCGTCAAGAATATAATTGGGCTTATGAAGGAGAAGACATTGATGAATCTCTTGATTag